From Anomalospiza imberbis isolate Cuckoo-Finch-1a 21T00152 unplaced genomic scaffold, ASM3175350v1 scaffold_668, whole genome shotgun sequence:
TCCTGCAGGGCCTGGTGGCCACGGCCCTGGGGCTGCGGCTGCCCCGCGGGCACGAGCCGCCCTTCCGCCGCCTCTCGGGTGAGCCTcgggcaggagccgccccaaacGGCACAAAACGGCCCCAGAATGGCACAAAACGGccccaaaatggcacaaaacggccccaaaatggcacaaaacgGCCCCAGAATGGCACAAAACGGcccaaaatggcacaaaactgcacaaaacagcccaaaatggcacaaaatggaACCAGAATGGCCCAAAACGGCCCCACAATGGCACaaaaaggcacaaaatggcacaaaacggccccaaaatggcacaaaacgGCCCCAAAATGGCCACAAAATGGCACAAAACGGCCCCAGAATGGCCACAAAATGGCACAAAACGGCCCAAAATGGCCACAAAATGGCACAAAACGGCCCAAAATGGCCCAAAACGGCCCCAGAATGGCCCGAAACAGCACAAAATGGCtccaaaatggcacaaaacagCACAACATGGCCCCAAAATGGCCCAAAACGGccccaaaatggcacaaaacagccccaaaacggcacaaaacagccccaaaatggcccaaaacggcacaaaacagccccaaaatggCCAAAACGGCCCCAGAATGGCACAAAATGGAACCAGAATGGCCCAAAACGGCCCCAAAATGGCCCAAAACGGcacaaaacagccccaaaaggCCACAAAATGGCCCCAAAACGGCACAAAACAGCCACAGAATGGCACAAAATGGAACCAGAATGGCACAAAACGGCCCCAAAATGGCTCAGAATGGcccaaaatggccccaaaatggCTCAGAATGGCCCAAAACGGccccaaaatggcacaaaatggaACCAGAATGGCCCAAAATGGCCACAAAATGGCACAAAACGGCCCCAAAATGATCCTGAATGGcacaaaacagccccaaaatcgCCCAAAACAGCACAAAGTGGCCCCAAAATGCCACAAAACGGCCACAAAATGGCACAAGATGGCCACAAAATGGTCCCAAATGCCAAAACAGCCACAAAATGTCacaaaatggccccaaaatgaTTCCAAACGGCCCCAAAATTGTCCCAAATTTCCCTAAAATGGCCCAAATTGTCCCTAAATGGCTCCAGATGGCCCCACGTCCCCAAATGGCCCCAAATTGTccccaaaatggccccaaatggccccaaaatggctccaaatgtccccaaaatggccccaaaatgcCCCAATTGTccccaaaatggccccaaatGTCCCTAAAATGGCTCAAATGTCCCCAATTGTCCCCAAATTGTCCCCAAAATGCCCCAGTTGTCCCCAAAATGGCTCAAATGTCCCCAATTGTccccaaaatggccccaaatgtccccaaaatggccccaaatGTCCCTAAAATGGCTCCAAATGGCCCCAAAATGGCCCAAATGCCCCAATTGTCCCTAAAATGGCCCCCAAATGATCCCCAattgtccccaaatgtccctcctgggggtggccctgtccccactgtccccgttgtccccagGGGTGTTTGGCGAGCACTCCCTGCCCGTCACTGTCCCGATGGCCccgggacaccggggtggccctggggacaccgggggtggccctggggacaatggggtGGCCCCGGGGACACgggaggtggccctggggacaccgggggtggccctggggacacgggaggtggccccggggacaccgggggtggccctgtccccactgtccccgttgtccccagTGGTGTTTGCGAGCACTCCCTGCCTGTCACTGTCCCCGATGGccccggggacacggggaggtggccctggggacaccggggtggccctggggacacggaggtggccccgggacaccgggggtggccctgtccccactgtccccgttgtccccagTGGTGTTTGGCGAGCACTCCCTCCTCGTCACCGTCTCGGGACAGAAACTCTTCGTGGTCAAGCGCCACCACCACGTCCAGGAGCCGGTGGCCGTGTGAAAGATGTCCCCAGAGCGTCCCCAGAGGAGGTGGCACCGCCCCGGGCCACCTTCTGCTGTCCCCAGAGCGTCCCCAgatcccccacccccccccgtGGGGACAATAAACGACGTCCGAGGGTGGCTGTGGTGATTTGTGACCTCCTTGGGGACATCCAGGTGGCaccaggtgacatccaggtggcaccaggtgacatccaggccacccttggggacatccaggtggcaccaggtgacatccaggccacccttggggacatccaggTGGCATCCCGGTGACATCCAGACCCTCCTGGGGACATCCAGGTGGCATCCAGGTGACATCCAGACCCTCCTGGGGACATCCAGGTGGCACCAGGTGACATCCAGGCCACCTTCGGGGACATCcaaaaccctcctggggaggtccaggtgacatccaggtggcaccaccaggtgacatccaggccacccttggggacatccaggccacccttggggacatcaggtGGCATCCAGGTGACATTCAGGccacccttggggacatccaggtgacatCCAGGCCACTCCTGGGGACATCCAGGTGGCATCACCAGGTGACATCCAGGccacccttggggacatccaggccacccttggggacatccaggTGGCACCACCAGGTGACATCCAGGCCACCCTTGGGACATCCAGGTGGCACCAGGTGACATCCAGGccaccc
This genomic window contains:
- the LOC137467537 gene encoding ragulator complex protein LAMTOR4-like, which translates into the protein MTAALTQGLERVPAQAGYLVISDGAVLASSGDLENDEHTATVLQGLVATALGLRLPRGHEPPFRRLSVVFGEHSLLVTVSGQKLFVVKRHHHVQEPVAV